From the Colletotrichum lupini chromosome 1, complete sequence genome, the window TAGACTTGACTTGGTAGAATGTCTTGCAGTTGGAGACGATGCCAGGCATCTGGGGTGTCGGGCCGGTGGAAGGAGGAGTCGTCGGCTGAGTGGTGCCTTGAGTGGTGGTGGCCGCGCCAGGCACGTGGACACAGACGTAGTAGTCGAGCCAGAGGTTGGTACAATCTGTTGGGCGACATGTTAGAGCATTGAAACCGAGCAGTCAAAACGATTATACGTACCAGCGTTGATCTCGGTGTTCCAGCTCTTGAACTGAGCAGTGCTGATACCGTACTTGGATGAGATGGCGTCACAGGAGTCACCGGAAGAGACCTTGTAGAAGCCATCACAGTTGGCTGCGAGGCCGGGCATAGTTGGGGAGTTACTAGGGGCCGCAGCGGTGGTAGTGGTAGAGGAGGATGTGGTAGTCGTTGAGGTCTTGGAAGTGGTTGACGTGATGGGGGTGGTGCTCTGGGATGTCGTAGTCGTCGGCTCCGGGTCATTAGTGACAGTACCGATCACGCAGTACGACTTGCTGGTGTCTAGTGCAGGACAGGTGATTCCGGGGTTCAACTTCTGGAGATCGTCGACAGAGAGCCCCCAGCTGCTCGCAAAAGTTGCGCAAGTGTCACTTTTACTAGGGGCCGTGGAGAAGGCGCAGTCGACAGCGCGGCGCGAGAGAACTGACCCAGCAGAAACTAATCCAGGGAGAACTCCCGCAGCGGCGATGAAATGAGTGATCTGCATCTTGAGGAGATAATTGGCAGAGAGGAAATACCCTAAAGAAAGACAAGAGAAGTATGATGTTGATGATGGTAATCATGCAACACTTGAACGCGGCCTGGAAGCCCGAGTCTTATACTCGCCTCCGACAGATTGTTTCCTCTTTCCAAACAGGAACTCAAATTTCGCTAGGTGTAATCCTTCAAGGCAGAAAGAAAAGACTTCTCATCGACTCGACCTTGACAACATCCCACTTCCGGTCATAGGAACCAATTCGACTTCGGAAAGCACAATGCAGGAACTATCATCATGATCCGACTTACAGCGGCAAACGCTCTTCCCCGTTCAATAATATCTAAACCCGAAATCCGCTCGATGAATTCTTGAGTGTAACTCTACACGGCCCAGCCGGTGGCGCAGAAAGAGAGAACGGTTCAGAGTTGCCGAGACATGTCAAGTCTCTCAGGTACCACCTTGGCGCCAAGCGCGGCGTGCGTGATCATTGCTTAATACTGCTTCCGCTTATTGGCAAGGCTGCCGAGAAGGATTCGATACATGTATTATGTAGGCACCCGCGGCAAGGATGATCGGACCAACTAGCCTATCAACTCTGTTGGTTGCTGTCACATTGTAGAAGCAACTGTTTGCGCCAAGCCGGCCAATCGGCACCAACGTGAACTCTCGTGCTTTAATTCAACTCTTTTTTCCCGTCACACAGTCAAGAGACGGATCACACACTGAACAAGCAGGCTGAAATGGGTAGGATGGTGGGAAATAGCCCGGGATAGTGGGGGTGGCTATGCGCTTTCTTTGCCCATCCATCTGTATAAAATTGCATGTTTCTTACTTTTCCGTGCCTCTTTTTCCCCATCGCAACGAAATTATTGCCTGCCTATCTTGCCCCATCGAAACCGAGGCATCGAGCATCGCCTACTGCTACCCATCAAGCTTCCGGATCTGGTAGAGCGTCAGCATGTACACAACATTATGGACGACTAGTTGGCGGCTCCTTCTAGCCTGTGTCTGGACCATCCTCGGAGCAACCACCGTCGCAGCAAGCGATCAGTCGGGCGTCGTGGAAGTTGACCTGGTATTCCCCCGCAATGAGACATACGCGCCGACGCCGCTTTTACCCATTGTCTTCGGTTTCCAAAACTCGCACTTGGCGCCGGGGCTCGCTCTTAAGATCGGATTCTCGATATGGAACTACAATAACAAGAGCGATTCGGTCAAGACCACGGAGTACGACGTGAGATTTGCCAACTTCTCCAGCAGCGACCCATACTATGAGTACCGCGGCTTCGCCATGTTCAACGTTGAGGGGACCTGGCAGATCAGATACACCGTGTCATGGTTCAGCTGCACGGAGGATTCATTCAAGTACCCATACGAACTTCCCAGCAATAACACGTCCAACGCCATGATTTTCACAACCAAGACTGCCGGGCAAAGTGTGGATCTCATGGCCGCCACAAACGGACAGGATTGCTCATCTGACGCGGGTGTCGCCATCAGCGTGACTGATACGCTCAACTCTACCGGAATCTCAAAGTGGCCAGGCGGCGATACGTGTGCTGTGGTGGCTTCATCAACGGTCACGCCGAACCCTTGCAAGATCAAGATGAGCGAGGCCGACGCGTCGAGTATCTCTGCTGCTGTCACTGCTCGGGCGTGCGAGGCACAGAATCCACCAATCGAATGCCCTTCAGGCAACGATGGTGACGAAAATGCTGCGGACCATGGGTTGGTTGTTGGAGGGGTGGTGTGTTTGGCTGCCGAATTGGGTGCCATCTTCCACGTTTTGATGTGAGAAAGGGCTGAATTGTGGTTGTATTTCGCACCAAGATTACTCAATATGAAAGTTTCTACGATAACTGTGAAAAATAAAGCCTCGTTGAGGGTCTGCTGAGGTATCCGAGATCAGGCTGAATAAGAATGCCCTGCGTCGTCCTGCTGTGCCTCCTGCATGGTGTTCGCAGGTGACCATGCTTAAAGGATTTAACTTAGATGAAAACAGGCAACATGAGAATATCATTGGGCTGATGTAATATCAATGTAGCAATATGGGTATGCACAGCGGGAGCGGATGAGATTCAGAACTTTTGCACCTCCGGATGCAGGGGAACATGATTGAAAAATGATGTGAAAGGGGGGAGGGAGGCGGGCTTGGCGAACTTCGGAGAGTGGCGGTCCATCCCGCTCCGTCGCTTCCGCCAGCCCGCTCATTTAGCTTAACTCTAAGCATGTTGTTTCTCCGGGGTTGGGCGACTCCACCTTGATCCTTCGGAAGTGTTCTTTCTGGAAACTCAGCTGTTGGTCATGCTTGTTAAAGGGGGGCAGATGCGTGAAGGATCACTTGCCGTAATGTGCGTCCAACTGCCAAGGCTCTACGATCGAGTTGCCAAGCGTAGAGCCTTGCGATTTATGCCTAATAACGTAGAGAAATTCGGTAAACACGGCATACGGAAGGTGATTTTGAGGCCAAGGTCGTGAGGCAGCTCTTTTCGCCCCCGAAAAGTGCAAGGATATCGCAACCTCCAGACAGTTGGAATGGAGGTTTTGTGTTGCGTTGAAGTGGAATTCTTGCTGCCTTCTGACCGTTCATGGATTCAATAGTGCTTACTCGCAATTTGGAACTTGTTCTCGATCGATATCATGAGGTTATGGGGGCGGGTTGGGATCAAAGTGGAATCCGAACGGGATTCAGACCTCTGTGCTTGATCGGATGCGAGGAAGATTCATCATCGTGGTTTAAGAGTTGGCTTGGGGGACAGACTTTTGTCTACCT encodes:
- a CDS encoding LysM domain-containing protein is translated as MQITHFIAAAGVLPGLVSAGSVLSRRAVDCAFSTAPSKSDTCATFASSWGLSVDDLQKLNPGITCPALDTSKSYCVIGTVTNDPEPTTTTSQSTTPITSTTSKTSTTTTSSSTTTTAAAPSNSPTMPGLAANCDGFYKVSSGDSCDAISSKYGISTAQFKSWNTEINADCTNLWLDYYVCVHVPGAATTTQGTTQPTTPPSTGPTPQMPGIVSNCKTFYQVKSSDSCWSIYSGAGITFEQFLSYNTQVDSSCSNLWLGYYVCTGV